Sequence from the Kogia breviceps isolate mKogBre1 chromosome X, mKogBre1 haplotype 1, whole genome shotgun sequence genome:
taatattagtttattttaaatccttttctAATTTCTCAGGCAAACCTGAGCTAGCTGTACTTTTGCTATCACCTGCACGTGCAGGACTGGGCAATCATATCCTCATATTCCTTGTACAGGATACTCCCATTTGCTTCAATCAGAAgaatgctaataggaacatacttataAGGGACACAGGAGGGCTGGGGGACGCTCTGGTCCACCAGCTCATTGACAAGGTTCTGGATGATGGCATGATTGGGAGAATTGAGACCATAGTGTAGTACCCGAGGGCAGACTCCCTTACAGTAGTTTGGGGTATAGAGATGGGGAGCAATGATCCAGTGATCCCAGCCCAGCTGCTGGAAGCTGACTTGGAAAGGGTGGAGGGAACACTGGTTACTTTCAGGCCCATCGCGCTCCCTGGAGCGGCCAGGAACCTCAGATGCGATAATGCCTGCTTGACGAGCCCGCCGCAAGAGAAGAGAAGGGTCTCTTTCCGTAAACTCTTCCAGGCCTCTGGGGAGAAGTTTGGCCTTCTGAACACTCTGAGTGTCATTGAAATAGAGTAACAAGAAAGCAGTGTCCAAAGATGAAGTGCCATGCCACCGGAACTCAAGAACCTCACTACCTCTTGGCTGCTGACACAGGAAGCGGAGTCGTAAAACCCTGCGCCCCTTGTGATTCCAGAGTTTTTGCCCAACATGTTGTGTGATATCCATCTCTGTCCAAGCTTCGGGCAGCAGGGAAGGCTTTGAGGAGCCTCTTCCTGAAGAAGAAAAGTGATCGGTTGGGCTTTTCTGGACCCAGGGCTCCACATGGCAGGAGAGGTGGGAGTGAGCTAGGTGAAGTTGATGGCGGTAAACCACAGTGGCTCTGACTAGTTGGTATGCTACCCGGTTTGCTCTCAGAGGAAAGTCCAGGGTCTGTTTGTGCCAGGGGCCTGCATCAGTAAGAGGGAACAAGAGCAGAGCATTAGCTTCTTACCTCCTAGCCTGAGTCTCGCTCACAAACCTGCTCAGTGCAAATTGACGAGCAGCCCTAAAATAAATTCAAGatcataataatagctatcatctattgagcacttactaatgTATTAGATGCTTTACGTACATTAGCTCTTGAATCTGCAAGAGCCTAATGAGAtagttattttccccattttgtagACAAGGAAATTGACGCTCAGAGAAGCTATGCCAGAGGACGCACAGCCAGTGTGTTAGAGTAAAGATTTGAGCCCAAGTATTTTTCCCTTAAGACAAATTGTGTCTAACTTTTAGATCACTCACAGCACCAGGATGAGAAAAACACCTCAAATGCagaattgtgtgtatatattgtatgTATTATTAGCTGACTATTAACGGTGACCAATTAGGAGGGTCATTGAGACATACATGAATAACAAATCCTCATGCTATATCACTATACAGATGCAGCTTTAGGGTGACAGTCCAATACTGGGGGCTATGGTCTGCCATAATTTCAAATCCGGGGCTGAGATGGCACAAAATAATTTTGTCTATCCACTCCTAGTGGGAGCAGGTATTTACCATTTCTGCCTTCTATTTGAATTTATTCTTGAGCAGCTATTCTCTTCTTGGGCTGTTTCCCCCTTAACCCTCAGTCTCTCCCTTTTCCATTCCTTACTGGAAATGATTCTTCATTTACCCCATTCATTGTAAATACCATTTTCAACAAGGCCCTGttcatgtaaatattttgttAGCTAAGAAGTCTACTTAGAAGCTACATGCCTCTTAGTGATTAAGAGTTTTAATCTAAACTGTGATGCTGACACCCAGTGGCCAAAGGGTTGGAAAGCTGGGCCTGCAGTGCTCTGACCTTCTGCGCCCTCTCCTGGCAAAGGTCAAGAGCAACAATTACAAAAACCACGCACAGCAAGAAAAAACCTTCTGTCGTCTTCACACATCAGTAAACATTCCCatgttcatttacatattgttcaCCTAACCTTCCTTCTCCACTGAATTCACGAGGCTGGAATTCTTCAGTAGGCCTGGGACGTTCAACATAGAAACTCTTTAATGTTTTGATgcatcaggatttttaaaatattatgtatttaagtttcaggtgtaaagcatcATAATTCAACATCTTTGTACACTACGGTGTTATCACAACAAGCCTAGTTACCATCATCTGTTACCACTCAGTTGactcccttcacctatttcacccactcaccccccaccccctttccctggTGGTAACCACTAACCTAATCTCTCTAtctgagtttgtttttattttttgttgttcatttgttttgttttttttatattccatatatgagtgaaatcacacatcaggattttttttaagttcatgttCCAACTCATGCTTAATACACCCTCAAGTTTGGGGCACTTGGATATCATTCAGACAAGGCCCAAGCCAGGCTTGTATTTGCTTTCTCAAATTACTCCATATTCCCATCCTACAATAATCTTTCCAAGAGACCCACGCATACATCTGCCCCACCCTGCctgaaaaggaatccaaacccaGCCTCTAACAGGCTGTCTGGTGAGGAACTGCCCTTTCCTTTCAGACCCTGACATCACATATTTCCTGAAGCAGGGTGGGGTTGCTAAGGATCAGAGCCAAGAAGGGTCTGCTCAGAACTTTTCAGGGAAATGGCTGACTCACACATCCCGTGTGATTGAACCTGGAATAGCTCTCCAGGCAAGCTCGATTCAGCTGGGTCATCTCCTGATGGAATGATCAGGCCCAGCTCTCTTGTCATCCATTTCTGGATCCTTTCCTGAGTCCCTAGATGCCGGTATGTCCCACAGTCAGACCAGGGTACTGGCCTAATTCTAGGCATCTTCCTTTCTAGCCTCATATCATCTGTACAGAATTGATTTGTGCAGCTTCCGGTTGCACTTGGGAATGAAACCCAGATCCCTTGTAATGACCTCTGAGTCTCATATCCATTGCTCTCCACAGTCTCACTAGGTTCCAACCATCCTGATCTTCCTTCTGTTCTTCAAGTTGGACAAGCTTCTTTCCACCCTttaggcctttgcacatgctgttctctctgcctagatCAGACTTCTCACTCCCCTTCTCATGCAGAACTTCTTATCTTACAGAcctcagctcaaatatcacctcttcaAAGATGCCTTCCCTGACAATCCCATGCAAAGGGAATATCTCTTTGCTATTCTCTATCAAAACCACCTATTTCATTCTTTGATAGCATTTACCACAATTTACAACTATCTGTGTTTACTTACTTGTGTCACCCATGAGAACCATGCCTATCTTGATCATATTCCACCACCTAGTACAATGCCTAGCACTTAGCAgttgccaaataaatatttgttgagtaaatctCCAACCACACCAAGttatcttctttttccttaatcAGAATGCATTCCCCTCCTTGTATGCATAATCTCTTTACTCCTTACGCAAAAGTCCAGCTTAAATGCTACctcctcagtgaggccttccAACAGTCTCACTGCTTCCCTCTCCTTGCACTAAGCAGCAacctatttcttctttggagtcCCGGGAGCCCTACTGCTTATCCTTTTCAAAGCATTTGCCACACTGCACCACCATTGTGTGATTACTTATCTATCTATTCTACCATAGTGGGGGCTCCTAGAGGTCAGGGGAGTGGTTATTTGCCTCTTTATACCCAACCCAAACACAGTGCTTGGTGCTCAGTTAAAATCTGTTAAGCAGTCAGCACAACAGGGTCAttaaaagcacaggctctggagcctgaAACCCTGGGTTAGAAACCCAGCTCTGTTAATTACTAGCTGTGTTacattgagcctcagtttcttcacctataaaatgggtatgTTCATAGTACCTACCTTGTATGATAGTGGGGGGGATTAATGAAAATAATGCTTGCAAAGTACTTtgcccaatgcctggcacatggtaagctcACACTAAAGGTTAGCTTAGGGAAATGATAGTTGTTTTACTTGGAGGGAAGGCGGGTAAATCGTGTCTGTTGTCATAGCTGAGACTAGCAAAGGCTTAAGATTGATCTCACCAGGTTCCCAAGATTTCCCTGAATGATGGCTTTCTGCATTTCACAGAGAGCCTCACACTGCAGGAGCCCACTGCTGCCCTGGAACAATGTCTAATGCAGATGTTTAAAGCTGAAGCAACCATAATGggaacaaagaaaactccaaaatatatttgGTACCAAAAACCCAAAGTAGTAACCACAGTCTGAATAGAAAAACTGTTTGGTGTACAAGGATATCAGGGTACCACATTCAAACACAAGTAGTTACGGACAGACAGACTTGAACtcaaatcctgtctctgccaCCCACTGTCCTTGTGACCtctgcaagttatttaacttctctctatgttttacttttcttgtctttaaaaattaGGCTAAGTGCTCCAGGACAGCTAATGAGAGTAGCTGTCATTAAGGACTAAATACGATAGAAGATGCTCACGGAGCCAGGTATACAGATTCTCAgatgtgagcctgtttctgtccTTTCTGAGGCCTTGTAAATTTACCCACTTCAGCATACTGTACCCTTTGCCTTCTAagaataaaacaacacaaacagccctgcacaggaactaTATGGCTATTTCTCAATTATAGCTTTCAGTGATATAACAAGCATTAAGACTTTCTTTGAAACATAGGAGCTGACACATCACTCAGTTGCCGTGGGGCCTGGGAGAGCTTCCTCAGGTAGGCCCCAAGGCAATCTGTTCTTAAATTGGACCCCTGAAGGGTAGCAGGCTTGGAGCCAGTTTCTCCCAAGTTTTCCATCTTTTGAAAACCAGGCCTGAGAAAACCACCTTCCAGGCAATGAAGCCTGACAGTAAACTCACAGAtccccttttctctacactcttCTTCCCCATTTTTCTCCCCTCCAGGACAATATGGTATGATAACTCACCTCTGAGAGGTCTTGCTACATTAGCCAACGGCCTCACCAGCCTCACCATGGTGGCCCCAATGGTGCGGTTCTCCCTtgggtgcccactctcatcagCTGAATGCTGGTACAACTCCAGCATATACCGCAAGGGAGGCCCTAGGACCCGTGGCTTCCTCTGCTGCTTGCCAGGGGCTTCTTCTAGCAGCTCCCGAATCAGGGGCACGGTAGGGGCCTCAGGCAGGAGGGCAACAGAAGGCTGCCCTACCTGTGTCATTTGGACCCCATGTTCCATAAAAAA
This genomic interval carries:
- the BMP15 gene encoding bone morphogenetic protein 15 yields the protein MVLLSILRILFLWGLVFFMEHGVQMTQVGQPSVALLPEAPTVPLIRELLEEAPGKQQRKPRVLGPPLRYMLELYQHSADESGHPRENRTIGATMVRLVRPLANVARPLRGPWHKQTLDFPLRANRVAYQLVRATVVYRHQLHLAHSHLSCHVEPWVQKSPTDHFSSSGRGSSKPSLLPEAWTEMDITQHVGQKLWNHKGRRVLRLRFLCQQPRGSEVLEFRWHGTSSLDTAFLLLYFNDTQSVQKAKLLPRGLEEFTERDPSLLLRRARQAGIIASEVPGRSRERDGPESNQCSLHPFQVSFQQLGWDHWIIAPHLYTPNYCKGVCPRVLHYGLNSPNHAIIQNLVNELVDQSVPQPSCVPYKYVPISILLIEANGSILYKEYEDMIAQSCTCR